The proteins below come from a single Streptomyces sp. SCSIO 75703 genomic window:
- a CDS encoding GNAT family N-acyltransferase: MTGVLTLDRPPQPPAPTRYTVSLARDEEDVRAAQRLRHDVFAAEMGALLTTPQPGLDIDSFDAYCDHLLVREETTGQVVGTYRLLPPERAAVAGRLYAEGEFDLAPLAPIRPGLVEVGRSCVHPDHRGGAVIGLIWAGLARYMAERGHAWLAGCCSLPLADGGHTAAATWERVRERHLAPETYRVRPLLPWQPRPAAPSGRTELPALLRGYLRLGAWVCGEPAHDADFGVADLYVLLAMDRVDPRYLRHFLSLLPA, from the coding sequence ATGACCGGCGTACTGACCCTCGACCGTCCCCCGCAGCCGCCCGCGCCCACCCGCTACACCGTCTCCCTCGCCCGCGACGAGGAGGACGTACGGGCCGCGCAGCGGCTGCGGCACGACGTCTTCGCCGCGGAGATGGGCGCCCTGCTCACCACCCCGCAGCCCGGACTCGACATCGACTCCTTCGACGCCTACTGCGACCACCTCCTGGTCCGCGAGGAGACCACCGGGCAGGTCGTCGGCACCTACCGGCTGCTGCCGCCCGAGCGCGCCGCCGTCGCCGGACGGCTCTACGCGGAGGGCGAGTTCGACCTCGCCCCGCTCGCCCCGATCCGCCCCGGCCTGGTCGAGGTCGGCCGCTCCTGCGTCCACCCCGACCACCGCGGCGGCGCCGTCATCGGCCTCATATGGGCGGGCCTCGCCCGCTACATGGCCGAGCGCGGCCACGCCTGGCTCGCCGGCTGCTGCTCCCTCCCGCTCGCCGACGGCGGCCACACCGCCGCCGCCACCTGGGAGCGAGTGCGCGAGCGCCACCTCGCCCCCGAGACGTACCGGGTCCGGCCGCTGCTGCCCTGGCAGCCGCGGCCCGCCGCGCCCTCGGGCCGCACCGAACTGCCCGCCCTGCTGCGCGGCTACCTCCGGCTCGGCGCCTGGGTCTGCGGCGAGCCCGCGCACGACGCCGACTTCGGCGTCGCCGACCTGTACGTCCTGCTGGCGATGGACCGGGTCGACCCCCGCTACCTGCGGCACTTCCTCTCGCTCCTGCCGGCCTGA
- a CDS encoding lysophospholipid acyltransferase family protein, which produces MDTWSPTAPCTPAGCVPRGAVPVALPRAVARLVALTALLAAGAALAPLRRLVPDAWVRRWCRTLVRAAGVRVRVTGAAAPAGGLLLVADHVSWLDIPLLAAVRPARMVAKSEIRRWPVAGALAARGGTLFIERDRPRALPGTVARIAGVLRAGAAVAVFPEGSTWCGRARGRFRRAVFQAALDAGVPVQPVRVRYRAGDGAPATAAAFVGEDTLLASVWRVVSARHLSAEVDVLPAVPPGRHRDRRSLCAAARPGHAGGPAATLGHQNVAKSENICLCERSSVSPLPMRTTGGQAPEGG; this is translated from the coding sequence ATGGACACCTGGTCGCCCACCGCGCCCTGCACCCCGGCGGGCTGCGTGCCGCGGGGGGCGGTGCCGGTGGCGCTCCCGCGCGCGGTGGCGCGGCTCGTCGCGCTCACCGCCCTGCTGGCCGCCGGGGCCGCCCTGGCGCCGCTGCGCCGCCTGGTCCCGGACGCCTGGGTGCGCCGCTGGTGCCGGACCCTGGTCCGCGCCGCCGGGGTCCGGGTCCGCGTCACCGGCGCCGCCGCGCCCGCCGGCGGGCTGCTCCTCGTCGCCGACCACGTCTCCTGGCTGGACATCCCGCTGCTCGCCGCCGTGCGCCCGGCCCGGATGGTCGCCAAGAGCGAGATCCGCCGCTGGCCGGTGGCCGGGGCGCTCGCGGCGCGCGGCGGCACCCTGTTCATCGAACGCGACCGGCCGCGCGCCCTGCCCGGCACCGTCGCCCGGATCGCCGGGGTGCTGCGCGCGGGCGCCGCCGTCGCGGTCTTCCCCGAGGGCAGCACCTGGTGCGGCCGGGCCCGGGGGCGCTTCCGCCGGGCCGTCTTCCAGGCCGCCCTGGACGCCGGGGTGCCCGTCCAGCCCGTACGCGTCCGCTACCGGGCGGGGGACGGTGCGCCCGCCACGGCCGCCGCGTTCGTCGGCGAGGACACCCTGCTCGCCTCCGTCTGGCGGGTGGTCTCGGCGCGGCACCTGAGCGCCGAGGTGGACGTGCTCCCCGCCGTGCCGCCCGGCCGTCACCGCGACCGCCGCTCCCTGTGCGCGGCGGCCCGGCCCGGACACGCCGGGGGACCGGCCGCCACGCTCGGTCATCAGAATGTGGCGAAATCAGAGAATATATGCCTTTGTGAGCGAAGTTCCGTTTCCCCGCTGCCGATGCGGACAACCGGAGGGCAGGCACCGGAAGGAGGGTGA